A part of Streptomyces sp. NBC_00557 genomic DNA contains:
- a CDS encoding ABC transporter ATP-binding protein, translating to MDIDEHEHVIEVSGLRRVYGGGFEAVRGISFSVARGEIFALLGTNGAGKTSTVELLEGLAEPADGRVRVLGHDPYRERAAVRPRTGVMLQEGGFPSELTVAETARMWAGCTSGARPAEETLALVGLAGKAGVRVKQLSGGERRRLDLALALLGEPEVLFLDEPTTGLDAEGRRDTWQLVRALRESGTTVLLTTHYLEEAEGLADRLAILHQGRIAASGTPAEVTAGRPARISFELPEGYFLGDLPPLAGLGVSRHETAGRVVRLHTAHLQRTATALLTWAERTGLELRDLDMRSASLEEAFLEIAREREVAR from the coding sequence ATGGACATCGACGAACACGAGCACGTGATCGAGGTCAGCGGCCTCCGGCGTGTGTACGGGGGCGGGTTCGAGGCCGTGCGCGGCATCAGCTTCTCGGTGGCCCGCGGGGAGATCTTCGCGCTGCTGGGCACCAACGGGGCGGGCAAGACGTCCACGGTCGAACTGCTGGAAGGACTCGCGGAGCCGGCGGACGGCCGGGTCCGGGTCCTCGGCCACGATCCCTACCGCGAGCGGGCCGCCGTACGCCCGCGCACCGGCGTCATGCTCCAGGAGGGCGGCTTCCCCTCCGAGCTGACCGTCGCCGAGACCGCCCGCATGTGGGCGGGCTGTACGAGCGGGGCCCGGCCGGCGGAGGAGACGCTGGCCCTGGTGGGCCTCGCCGGGAAGGCCGGCGTCCGGGTCAAGCAGCTGTCCGGGGGCGAGCGGCGGCGCCTGGACCTGGCACTCGCGCTGCTCGGCGAACCCGAGGTGCTGTTCCTCGACGAGCCGACGACCGGGCTCGACGCCGAGGGGCGCCGCGACACCTGGCAACTGGTCCGCGCACTGCGCGAGTCCGGGACGACCGTACTGCTCACCACGCACTACCTGGAGGAGGCGGAGGGCCTCGCCGACCGGCTCGCGATCCTGCACCAGGGGCGCATCGCCGCCTCGGGGACCCCGGCCGAGGTCACCGCGGGCCGCCCGGCGCGGATCTCGTTCGAGCTGCCCGAGGGCTACTTCCTCGGCGACCTGCCCCCGCTCGCCGGCCTCGGCGTCAGCCGGCACGAGACGGCCGGGAGAGTCGTACGGCTGCACACGGCACATCTGCAGCGGACCGCCACCGCACTGCTGACCTGGGCCGAGCGGACCGGACTCGAACTGCGGGACCTCGACATGCGGTCGGCCTCACTGGAGGAGGCGTTCCTGGAGATCGCGCGGGAGCGGGAGGTGGCGCGGTGA